The segment ctggccgcagcacccgcacccgcaccaccAGTACCAGCCCGAGCGATGATGCCCGCCCGACCACCACCACCCAGAGTGTGTGAGTATAGTGAGTACATCTACCTCgccgcgcctcgccgccgcctggccgcagcacccgcacccgcaccaccAGTACCAGCCCGAGCGATGATGCCCGCCCGACCACCACCACCCAGAGTGTGTGAGTATAGTGAGTACATCTACCTCgccgcgcctcgccgccgcctggccgcagcacccgcacccgcaccaccAGTACCAGCCCGAGCGATGATGCCCGCCCGACCACCACCACCCAGAGTGTGTGAGTATAGTGAGTACATCTACCTCgccgcgcctcgccgccgcctggccgcagcacccgcacccgcaccaccAGTACCAGCCCGAGCGATGATGCCCGCCCGACCACCACCACCCAGAGTGTGTGAGTAGTGAGTACATCTACCTCgccgcgcctcgccgccgcctggccgcagcacccgcacccgcaccaccAGTACCAGCCCGAGCGATGATGCCCGCCCGACCACCACCACCCAGAGTGTGTGAGTAGTGAGTACATCTACCTCgccgcgcctcgccgccgcctggccgcagcacccgcacccgcaccaccAGTACCAGCCCGAGCGATGATGCCCGCCCGACCACCACCACCCAGAGTGTGTGAGTATAGTGAGTACATCTACCTCgccgcgcctcgccgccgcctggccgcagcacccgcacccgcaccaccAGTACCAGCCCGAGCGATGATGCCCGCCCGACCACCACCACCCAGAGTGTGTGAGTAGTGAGTACATCTACCTCgccgcgcctcgccgccgcctggccgcagcacccgcacccgcaccaccAGTACCAGCCCGAGCGATGATGCCCGCCCGACCACCACCACCCAGAGTGTGTGAGTAGTGAGTACATCTACCTCgccgcgcctcgccgccgcctggccgcagcacccgcacccg is part of the Cydia strobilella chromosome 17, ilCydStro3.1, whole genome shotgun sequence genome and harbors:
- the LOC134749092 gene encoding uncharacterized protein LOC134749092 — protein: MPARPPPPRVCEYSEYIYLAAPRRRLAAAPAPAPPVPARAMMPARPPPPRVCEYSEYIYLAAPRRRLAAAPAPAPPVPARAMMPARPPPPRVCEYSEYIYLAAPRRRLAAAPAPAPPVPARAMMPARPPPPRVCEYSEYIYLAAPRRRLAAAPAPAPPVPARAMMPARPPPPRVCE